DNA from Candidatus Woesearchaeota archaeon:
CGTATAAACTAAAATGGACACGTATAAACTAAAAATCACAAAACTGAATTTTACGAGGCTGGAGCAGGCGATTTTTTCCCTGCTCTGCGTGCGCGCCGGTGAACTGTTAAGCCAGCGGGACATAGCCAAAGTACTGCGAGTCTCCCCGACCGCTGTTTCAAAACCGCTCAAAAAATTAAAAAAGTACTCCCTCATCAAAATCAAAAAAACAAAAACCATCAATTTTATCTCGCTCAACCGGGAAGAACAATGGGTGATGCAGCTTAAGCGGGCTGAAAACCTGAAAAACATATACCTTTCAAGAGTCTTGCCGTATCTGGAAGAAGAGCTTCCTGGCGGGACGATCGTTCTTTTCGGGAGTTATTCACGGGGTGACGACACCACCACCTCTGACCTTGATCTTGCAGTGATTGGGAGAAAAGACAAACTGCTTCATCTTGAACCCTACGAAAAAATATTCGCACGGCAAATAAACATCAACTTTTATGATTCTTGGAAAGATATTGGTATTCACCTTAAAAATAATCTCTTGAA
Protein-coding regions in this window:
- a CDS encoding nucleotidyltransferase domain-containing protein; this translates as MDTYKLKITKLNFTRLEQAIFSLLCVRAGELLSQRDIAKVLRVSPTAVSKPLKKLKKYSLIKIKKTKTINFISLNREEQWVMQLKRAENLKNIYLSRVLPYLEEELPGGTIVLFGSYSRGDDTTTSDLDLAVIGRKDKLLHLEPYEKIFARQININFYDSWKDIGIHLKNNLLNGIVLTGSVDL